Proteins encoded in a region of the Malaciobacter mytili LMG 24559 genome:
- a CDS encoding protein-glutamate methylesterase/protein-glutamine glutaminase: MYTVLVIDDSPSMRRILKDMINSIEEFEVVADAMDAYDAREKIKQYEPDLVTIDINMPKMDGVTFLRNLMRLHPMPAVVVSGESVRGNDIFDDGAVGFIPKPENGESMAHFQERIKDTLLNLTFLLKRYTLKKPKPLKPVAKTASTEIEYKIHPDEVIKSFPATFPGGKLIAIGSSTGGVESLLKVFRRLPANLPPIVITQHIPYGFSSSFAQRLNANSDLHVHEAKEGMILEYGHAYLAPGNMHLSIEKRRDGKYVTRLLDTKKVSHHKPSVDVLFRSVNNSAGGGAMAVMMTGMGDDGTIAMKELHDNGAYTVAQNKESCVVFGMPAKAIEANAVKDIIHLDEIADYIVEFAKGRRR, encoded by the coding sequence ATGTATACAGTTTTAGTAATTGATGATTCACCTTCTATGAGAAGAATTTTAAAAGATATGATTAATTCTATTGAGGAATTTGAGGTAGTTGCTGATGCAATGGATGCTTATGATGCAAGAGAAAAAATCAAACAATATGAACCAGACTTAGTAACTATTGATATAAATATGCCTAAAATGGATGGTGTTACTTTTCTAAGAAATCTTATGAGACTTCACCCTATGCCTGCTGTTGTAGTATCAGGTGAGAGTGTAAGAGGAAATGATATTTTTGATGATGGTGCAGTGGGATTTATCCCTAAGCCTGAAAATGGTGAATCAATGGCTCACTTTCAAGAGAGAATAAAAGATACTTTATTAAATTTAACATTCCTTTTAAAAAGATATACTTTAAAAAAACCAAAACCTTTAAAACCAGTTGCAAAAACTGCTTCAACAGAGATTGAATATAAAATTCATCCAGATGAAGTAATAAAATCTTTTCCTGCAACTTTTCCAGGAGGAAAACTAATTGCAATTGGTTCTTCAACAGGTGGAGTTGAGTCTTTATTAAAGGTATTTAGAAGATTACCTGCTAATTTACCTCCAATAGTAATAACACAACATATTCCTTATGGATTTTCTTCATCTTTTGCTCAAAGATTAAATGCAAACTCTGATTTACATGTACATGAGGCAAAGGAGGGCATGATACTAGAATATGGTCATGCTTACTTAGCTCCTGGTAATATGCATTTATCTATTGAAAAAAGAAGAGATGGTAAATATGTTACTAGATTATTAGATACTAAAAAAGTAAGTCATCATAAACCAAGTGTAGATGTATTATTTAGGTCTGTTAATAATAGTGCTGGTGGCGGAGCTATGGCTGTTATGATGACAGGAATGGGTGATGATGGTACAATTGCAATGAAAGAGCTACATGATAATGGAGCTTATACAGTTGCACAAAATAAAGAGAGTTGTGTTGTATTTGGAATGCCTGCCAAAGCAATAGAGGCAAATGCTGTAAAAGATATAATACATTTAGATGAAATTGCAGATTATATTGTAGAATTTGCAAAAGGAAGAAGAAGATAG
- a CDS encoding chemotaxis protein CheD, giving the protein MIIIGHKDGSIEKASNSRFTQKVKGFNTHTIIGGEFAVGRDDDEVAFKTLLGSCVAIMFYDKKTKIKGMNHFLLPSTKNSNEDMKYGLYSVEAMLNEMYKLGCRKENISAKISGGADIMQLNSASINSIGHRNVEFAKDFCRAEGFKLISEHTRGEHGRLILLTNDFDTFIKVTQKSATDAKIVSEEKALQTEITKEPVIKEYVGGVDLFNEEYKKKDEPQMEIELF; this is encoded by the coding sequence TTGATAATAATCGGTCATAAAGATGGAAGTATTGAAAAAGCTTCAAATTCAAGATTTACTCAAAAAGTTAAAGGCTTTAATACTCACACAATTATTGGTGGAGAGTTTGCTGTTGGAAGAGATGACGACGAAGTGGCTTTTAAAACTTTACTAGGTTCTTGTGTTGCAATTATGTTTTATGACAAAAAAACGAAAATTAAAGGTATGAACCATTTCTTATTGCCCTCTACTAAAAACTCAAATGAAGATATGAAATATGGTCTTTATTCAGTTGAAGCCATGCTAAATGAGATGTATAAATTAGGTTGCAGAAAAGAAAATATTTCTGCGAAAATTTCCGGTGGTGCTGATATTATGCAATTAAATAGTGCTTCAATTAACAGTATTGGGCATAGAAATGTAGAATTTGCAAAGGATTTTTGTAGAGCTGAAGGATTTAAACTTATTAGTGAACACACTAGGGGTGAGCATGGTAGGCTAATTCTTTTAACTAATGATTTTGATACATTTATTAAAGTTACTCAAAAATCTGCGACAGATGCTAAAATCGTATCTGAAGAAAAAGCACTTCAAACGGAGATTACGAAAGAGCCAGTTATCAAAGAATATGTTGGTGGTGTTGACTTATTTAACGAAGAATATAAGAAAAAAGATGAACCACAAATGGAAATTGAACTATTTTAA
- a CDS encoding M3 family metallopeptidase has protein sequence MFKEFNLENFENSKNILEEKINKSKEQIESLLKIENKTYENFVKPYQEVGESLNDFLTPIFHIDSVKNTKITQKVLEECLPIISLYETELSQNVFIYRALKDIHSNSYTSLNDIQLKVLENEIRDFELSGCHLENNKKERLKELNIKLSELSQKFSQNLLNATNSFEMIIDDFEDVKEIPKSDLELAKFEEEGKTKYKFTLQMPSYLAYITYGSNRQKREEIYKAYTTRAPENEEIINEILKLKDEKVKLLGFNSYAQYSLSRKMANSEEEVISFLEELAKKGKNKAKEELKEVEELALKLDGLKELKSFDISYYSEKLKKAKYDLDEEYYRPYFEQKSVLEGFFTFLKEIFNIEFKEVEALKWDEKVKVYNILEEEKTIARIYLDLEARKDKRGGAWMNNWHTHFTDSKNIKHLPTAYIVCNFPQSSETTPSLLRHSDVVTLFHEMGHALHHLLSKVEEPNVSGIAGVAWDVVEFPSQFLEYFAYAKDVLKFFAKHYETKEVLDDEAINRIINAKNFQSSLAMIRQIEFALFDFKLHQKLYTNAQEIQALLDSIRAEYSPILPPSYNKFQNGFSHIFGGGYAAGYYSYKWAEVLSADAFYMFIDSNNLFNKELALKYKHTILEKGGSQNMDKLFFNFAQREPSVDSLLKIDGIIS, from the coding sequence ATGTTTAAAGAGTTTAATTTAGAAAATTTTGAAAATAGTAAAAATATATTAGAAGAAAAAATTAATAAGAGTAAAGAGCAAATTGAAAGTTTATTAAAAATTGAAAATAAAACATATGAAAATTTTGTTAAACCATATCAAGAAGTAGGGGAGAGCTTAAATGATTTTCTTACTCCTATCTTTCATATTGATTCTGTAAAGAATACAAAAATAACGCAAAAAGTTTTAGAAGAGTGCCTTCCAATCATCTCACTTTATGAAACTGAGTTATCTCAAAATGTATTTATTTATAGAGCTTTAAAAGATATACATTCTAACTCTTATACATCATTAAATGATATACAATTAAAAGTGCTTGAAAATGAAATAAGAGACTTTGAATTAAGTGGGTGTCATTTAGAAAATAATAAAAAAGAGAGATTAAAAGAATTAAATATAAAGCTAAGTGAACTATCTCAAAAGTTTTCACAAAACCTTTTAAATGCTACAAATAGTTTTGAGATGATTATTGATGATTTTGAAGATGTAAAAGAGATACCTAAATCAGATTTAGAACTTGCAAAATTTGAAGAAGAGGGTAAAACAAAATATAAATTTACATTACAAATGCCATCTTATTTAGCATATATTACATATGGTTCAAATAGGCAAAAAAGAGAAGAAATATATAAAGCTTATACAACAAGAGCACCTGAAAATGAAGAGATAATAAATGAAATTTTAAAATTAAAAGATGAAAAAGTTAAGCTTTTAGGTTTTAATTCATATGCCCAATACTCATTAAGTAGAAAAATGGCAAATAGTGAAGAAGAAGTAATCTCTTTTTTAGAAGAGTTGGCAAAAAAAGGTAAAAATAAAGCAAAAGAAGAGTTAAAAGAAGTAGAAGAGCTAGCTTTAAAGCTTGATGGTTTAAAAGAGTTAAAAAGCTTTGATATAAGCTATTATAGTGAAAAGTTAAAGAAAGCTAAATATGATTTAGATGAGGAGTATTATAGGCCTTATTTTGAACAGAAATCAGTATTGGAAGGATTTTTTACTTTTTTAAAAGAGATTTTTAATATTGAGTTTAAAGAAGTTGAAGCATTAAAATGGGATGAAAAAGTAAAAGTTTACAATATCTTAGAAGAAGAAAAAACAATTGCTAGAATTTATCTTGATTTAGAAGCAAGAAAAGATAAAAGAGGTGGAGCGTGGATGAATAACTGGCATACACATTTTACTGATTCTAAAAATATTAAACATCTTCCAACTGCATACATAGTATGTAATTTTCCTCAATCAAGTGAAACAACACCATCACTTTTAAGACATTCAGATGTGGTTACACTATTTCATGAAATGGGGCATGCATTACATCATTTATTAAGTAAAGTAGAAGAACCAAATGTAAGTGGAATAGCTGGAGTTGCATGGGATGTTGTTGAATTTCCTTCTCAATTTTTAGAATATTTTGCTTATGCTAAAGATGTATTGAAATTTTTTGCAAAACATTATGAAACTAAAGAAGTTTTAGATGATGAAGCAATTAATAGAATTATAAATGCTAAAAACTTTCAATCTTCACTTGCAATGATAAGACAAATAGAATTTGCATTGTTTGATTTTAAACTACATCAAAAGTTATACACAAATGCACAAGAGATACAAGCATTATTAGATAGTATTAGAGCAGAGTATAGCCCAATTCTTCCACCTTCTTATAATAAATTCCAAAATGGTTTTTCTCATATTTTTGGTGGTGGCTATGCGGCTGGATATTATTCATATAAATGGGCTGAAGTATTAAGTGCGGATGCCTTTTATATGTTTATTGACTCTAACAATTTGTTTAATAAAGAGTTAGCTTTAAAATATAAACATACCATTTTAGAAAAGGGTGGTTCTCAAAATATGGATAAATTGTTTTTTAATTTTGCACAAAGAGAACCAAGTGTTGATTCTTTATTAAAAATTGATGGAATTATTAGCTAA
- a CDS encoding response regulator — protein sequence MAKLLIVDDSTMLRDMLNYALNEGGYTDVTEAVDGVDGLEKAKASMYDLIITDVNMPNMDGLTLISELRKLPQYSTKPILVLTTERSDEMKAKGKAAGATGWIVKPFVPDQLLKAVNIVLSR from the coding sequence ATGGCTAAGCTTTTAATAGTAGATGACTCAACAATGTTAAGAGATATGTTAAACTATGCACTTAACGAAGGTGGGTATACTGATGTAACTGAAGCTGTTGACGGCGTTGATGGTTTAGAAAAAGCTAAGGCTTCAATGTATGATCTAATTATTACTGATGTTAATATGCCAAATATGGATGGATTAACATTAATTAGTGAATTAAGAAAATTGCCACAATATTCAACTAAACCTATTTTAGTTTTAACGACTGAAAGAAGTGATGAAATGAAAGCAAAAGGAAAAGCTGCTGGTGCAACTGGATGGATTGTAAAACCATTCGTTCCTGATCAGTTGTTAAAAGCTGTAAATATTGTGTTAAGTAGATAA
- a CDS encoding chemotaxis protein CheA, with protein sequence MAGFDISKYREMFVEEAEELFESADNVLLEAETNGSLTDEQMGQLFRDVHTLKGSGASVELNLFAEFTHNVENMMDKLRNHQIEFQPEMASTLIDGLDVMKELLELEVAEDLTRETFEEMTSELLKEIIAYSNGEVVVSKSQPQEVKVETPTETKVQESTKENNSIGFFDDDLNEQRDHKTYGIFADDDLEEGNTPYGFFDDDLEETARLSMSDTSSQSIYDDEENFGFFDDMPSITPNSKMELNEVKEEPKIVPEPMPVKEVKAVKEEPKKVPTPATRPAVERKAKEVSAAAEASKKAASANNNIRVNLDKIDLLMNNVGDLVITNAMLTQFSTSIEEAKTRNAVLERLELLERHIRDMQDSIMSIRMVPMESIYSKFPKVVRDISKKLNKKVEFKHYGDGVEIDKAMIEGLTDPLMHIIRNSLDHGLETPDERVNNGKSETGFITISAEQANGQMIITIKDDGRGIDAEKVASKALENGLIDENQYATMTENDKAMLVFGAGVSTAKEITDISGRGVGMDVVKTNIQKLGGAIKLDTEKGYGTTITIMLPLTLAILDGLDIAVGDQKYILPLSSIVESLQPTSDMIKKIGDGTQDLLMLREEFIPVVRLHQLFGIKPTFEKLEDGMLIVVKSGNTKVAISIDEFLNQHQVVVKPLDKNFRSVDGIGAATVRGDGSIGLILDVLGIINAQIKIEKSINALKRKAS encoded by the coding sequence ATGGCAGGTTTTGATATATCTAAATATAGAGAAATGTTCGTAGAAGAGGCAGAAGAGCTTTTTGAGTCTGCTGATAATGTTTTGCTAGAAGCTGAAACTAATGGAAGTTTAACAGATGAACAAATGGGACAACTTTTTAGAGATGTACATACTTTAAAAGGTAGTGGTGCTTCTGTTGAATTAAATCTATTTGCTGAATTTACTCATAATGTTGAAAATATGATGGATAAATTAAGAAATCATCAAATAGAATTTCAACCTGAAATGGCTTCTACATTAATAGATGGTTTAGATGTAATGAAAGAACTTTTAGAGTTAGAAGTAGCAGAAGATCTAACAAGAGAAACTTTTGAAGAAATGACATCTGAACTATTAAAAGAGATTATTGCATACTCAAATGGTGAAGTTGTTGTATCAAAATCACAGCCACAAGAAGTTAAAGTAGAAACTCCTACTGAAACAAAAGTACAAGAAAGTACAAAGGAAAACAATTCTATAGGTTTTTTTGATGATGATTTAAATGAACAACGAGATCATAAAACATATGGTATTTTTGCTGATGATGATTTAGAAGAGGGAAATACTCCTTATGGTTTCTTTGATGATGATTTAGAAGAAACAGCAAGATTAAGTATGAGTGATACTTCTTCTCAAAGTATTTATGATGATGAAGAAAATTTTGGTTTCTTTGATGATATGCCATCAATTACTCCTAATTCTAAAATGGAATTAAATGAAGTTAAAGAAGAGCCAAAAATAGTACCTGAACCAATGCCTGTTAAAGAAGTAAAAGCAGTAAAAGAAGAACCAAAAAAAGTTCCTACTCCTGCTACTAGACCAGCAGTTGAAAGAAAAGCAAAAGAGGTTTCAGCAGCTGCAGAAGCTTCTAAAAAAGCTGCTTCTGCAAACAATAATATTAGAGTAAATTTAGATAAAATTGATTTACTTATGAATAATGTTGGAGATTTAGTTATTACAAATGCTATGCTAACTCAATTTTCAACTTCAATTGAAGAAGCAAAAACAAGAAATGCAGTTTTAGAAAGATTAGAACTATTAGAAAGACATATTAGAGATATGCAAGACTCTATTATGAGTATTAGAATGGTTCCAATGGAATCTATTTATTCTAAATTCCCTAAAGTTGTAAGAGATATTTCTAAAAAATTAAATAAAAAAGTTGAATTTAAACATTATGGTGATGGAGTTGAAATTGATAAAGCGATGATTGAAGGATTAACAGATCCTTTAATGCATATTATCAGAAACTCTTTAGACCATGGTTTAGAAACTCCTGATGAAAGAGTTAATAACGGGAAAAGTGAAACTGGATTTATTACAATTTCAGCAGAGCAAGCTAATGGACAAATGATTATTACTATTAAAGATGATGGTAGAGGAATTGATGCTGAAAAAGTTGCTTCTAAAGCTTTAGAAAATGGTTTAATTGATGAAAATCAATATGCAACTATGACAGAAAATGATAAAGCTATGCTTGTATTTGGTGCAGGAGTTAGTACTGCAAAAGAAATTACTGATATTTCTGGTCGTGGTGTAGGTATGGATGTTGTTAAAACAAATATACAAAAACTTGGTGGAGCAATTAAACTTGATACAGAAAAAGGTTATGGAACTACAATAACTATTATGTTACCTTTAACTCTTGCAATTTTAGATGGTTTAGATATTGCAGTTGGAGATCAAAAATATATTTTACCACTAAGTTCAATAGTAGAATCATTACAACCAACTTCTGATATGATAAAGAAAATTGGAGATGGAACTCAAGACTTATTAATGTTAAGAGAAGAGTTTATTCCTGTTGTAAGATTACACCAATTATTTGGAATTAAACCTACATTTGAAAAACTTGAAGATGGTATGTTAATTGTTGTTAAATCAGGTAATACAAAAGTAGCTATTTCTATTGATGAGTTCTTAAATCAACATCAAGTGGTTGTAAAACCTTTAGATAAAAACTTTAGAAGTGTTGATGGAATAGGGGCTGCTACAGTTAGAGGGGATGGAAGTATTGGTCTAATTTTAGATGTTCTTGGAATTATCAATGCTCAAATCAAGATTGAAAAAAGTATTAATGCATTAAAGAGAAAAGCCTCTTAA
- a CDS encoding CheR family methyltransferase has translation MNDNTVHLHERVKKILYSLTGITLAENKDIMIANRLHKLRRDTRFNGDLEDLLDAIEKGSNTTEFINSFTTNKTHFFRECFHFEDLRDRILPTFAKSGQQIKMYCSASSTGEEPYSMAMTVMEARETLGRSLNATIIATDIDTNVLQYAANGVYRFSKSSKEFPSWIKPQKYFKRRVEKNLANEEILIKVKDELKKMITFKIMNLNDSSYPYNKNEFDVIFCRNVLIYFSVEDQNKILKKLFSHLKIGGTLYLGHSENPHDLINYVQRAGQNIFIKTKDIY, from the coding sequence ATGAATGATAATACAGTACATTTACATGAAAGAGTAAAAAAAATTCTTTATTCTCTAACTGGAATTACTCTAGCAGAGAATAAAGATATTATGATAGCGAATAGGTTACATAAGCTAAGAAGAGATACAAGGTTTAATGGAGATTTAGAAGATTTGTTAGATGCTATTGAAAAAGGTAGCAATACAACAGAATTTATAAACTCTTTTACAACTAATAAAACACATTTTTTTAGAGAATGTTTTCATTTTGAAGATTTAAGAGATAGGATTTTACCTACTTTTGCAAAAAGTGGACAGCAAATTAAAATGTATTGTTCTGCTTCTTCTACAGGTGAAGAACCTTATTCTATGGCTATGACAGTTATGGAAGCAAGGGAAACCTTAGGTAGAAGTCTAAATGCAACTATAATAGCCACAGATATTGATACAAATGTTTTACAATATGCAGCAAATGGGGTATATAGGTTTTCTAAGTCTTCAAAAGAGTTTCCTTCTTGGATTAAACCTCAAAAGTATTTTAAAAGAAGAGTTGAAAAGAATCTTGCAAATGAAGAGATTCTTATAAAAGTAAAAGATGAATTAAAAAAGATGATTACTTTTAAGATAATGAATCTTAATGACTCGTCTTATCCATATAATAAAAATGAATTTGATGTTATATTTTGTCGTAACGTATTGATATACTTTTCAGTAGAAGATCAAAATAAAATATTAAAAAAACTTTTCTCACATTTAAAAATAGGTGGGACTTTATATTTAGGACATTCGGAAAATCCACATGATTTAATAAATTATGTGCAAAGAGCAGGGCAAAATATTTTTATAAAGACTAAGGATATATATTGA
- a CDS encoding LysE family translocator: protein MLELSSIYLFIATSFILCLVPGPDNIYVLTQGMTKSKKAAFVTTLGLTSGITIHTTAAAFGISVIFQTSEIAFNLVKFAGAAYLLYIAYQAFKYRNVPLDLSIQNSSNELKKLYIKGFIMNVLNPKVSIFFLAFLPQFVTPSNGNIPMQMITLGVIFMTLTIITFSLIGVTGNILSKKLLEKPSIVKYMNILTSFVLGGLAVKLALSSK, encoded by the coding sequence ATGTTAGAATTATCAAGTATATATTTATTTATTGCAACATCATTTATATTATGTTTAGTGCCAGGGCCTGATAATATTTATGTATTAACCCAAGGGATGACTAAAAGTAAAAAAGCTGCATTTGTTACAACTCTCGGTCTTACAAGTGGTATTACTATACATACAACAGCTGCTGCTTTTGGTATTTCTGTGATTTTTCAAACCTCAGAAATTGCTTTTAACTTAGTTAAATTTGCTGGTGCTGCTTATTTATTGTATATTGCTTATCAAGCTTTTAAATATAGAAATGTACCACTTGATTTAAGTATTCAAAATTCATCAAATGAACTTAAAAAACTTTATATTAAGGGTTTTATTATGAATGTCTTGAATCCTAAAGTTTCTATCTTTTTTCTAGCATTTCTACCACAGTTTGTTACTCCCTCAAATGGAAATATTCCTATGCAAATGATTACTTTAGGTGTGATTTTTATGACTTTGACGATTATTACTTTTTCTTTGATTGGAGTGACAGGAAATATATTAAGTAAAAAACTATTAGAAAAGCCTAGTATTGTAAAATATATGAATATTTTAACTTCTTTTGTATTAGGTGGATTAGCAGTTAAACTAGCTTTATCTTCAAAGTAG
- a CDS encoding tyrosine-type recombinase/integrase, protein MKYELDFYKEFDKSLKFWIERVIRNKLTTLSNRLVENQNELSKILQHLNKGTKDIEELNTIVKKARNIGLSGINTYFNPLLKLYNYLTELGFASMKEIDEEVLSDFLATVTSGLSDASKKNHRIALLSLFSYIDKQNAKEDGNSYFYKIELKNWQGLSGKSGTKLPAYMNKDEIDRFLQAIDTFEFSENTSYRNRLIIKTIIYTGVRVSEILNLKIKDIFKEDDVYILQIKGKGNKPRVVMIKAKIIENDLKNWLDIRLCNNDLLVCNKKGNRLTQAYVSRMVENILITAGIRKEKNGAHMLRHSFATLLYQKHHDLILVQEALGHADINTSRIYTHFDKEKLKRTMDIF, encoded by the coding sequence ATGAAATATGAATTGGATTTTTATAAGGAATTTGATAAGAGTTTAAAGTTTTGGATTGAAAGAGTTATTAGAAATAAACTTACTACTTTATCAAATCGTTTAGTTGAAAATCAAAATGAACTATCTAAGATATTACAACATTTAAATAAAGGTACTAAAGATATAGAAGAACTTAATACAATTGTAAAAAAAGCAAGAAATATAGGTTTATCTGGAATAAATACATATTTTAACCCCCTATTAAAGCTATACAATTACTTAACTGAGCTTGGTTTTGCTTCTATGAAAGAAATAGATGAAGAAGTTTTAAGTGATTTTTTAGCAACTGTTACAAGTGGACTTTCTGATGCTTCTAAGAAAAATCATCGAATCGCCCTACTATCTTTATTTTCTTATATTGATAAACAAAATGCAAAAGAAGATGGAAACTCTTATTTTTATAAAATTGAATTAAAAAATTGGCAAGGTTTAAGTGGTAAAAGTGGTACTAAATTACCTGCTTATATGAATAAAGATGAAATAGATAGATTTTTACAAGCAATTGATACTTTTGAGTTTAGTGAAAATACCTCTTATAGAAATAGATTAATTATAAAAACTATTATCTATACAGGTGTAAGGGTTTCTGAGATATTAAATTTAAAAATAAAAGATATTTTTAAAGAAGATGATGTATATATTTTACAAATAAAAGGTAAAGGTAATAAGCCAAGAGTTGTAATGATAAAAGCTAAAATTATTGAAAATGATTTAAAAAATTGGCTTGATATTAGACTTTGTAATAATGATTTATTAGTATGTAATAAAAAAGGAAATAGATTAACTCAAGCATATGTAAGTAGAATGGTTGAAAATATATTAATAACAGCAGGTATTAGAAAAGAAAAAAATGGAGCGCATATGTTAAGACACTCTTTTGCAACTTTATTATATCAAAAACATCATGATCTAATTTTAGTACAAGAAGCATTGGGACATGCAGATATAAATACTTCTAGAATTTATACTCACTTTGATAAAGAAAAACTAAAACGTACAATGGATATATTTTAA
- a CDS encoding sirohydrochlorin chelatase, with the protein MTTLIIVAHGSKLESSNMEVIELVKNIKKENNSLHITYAFLELSKPSLLEEIEEQIKTGAKEIKVFPYFLAAGKHVKSDIPNIIEQSRVNYPNIKFELLPHLGICKGISSLILSNILEKDI; encoded by the coding sequence ATGACCACATTAATTATTGTAGCTCATGGAAGTAAATTAGAAAGTTCAAATATGGAAGTAATAGAACTTGTTAAAAATATAAAAAAAGAAAATAATTCATTACATATTACTTATGCTTTTTTAGAATTATCTAAACCTTCTCTTTTAGAAGAAATAGAGGAACAAATAAAAACAGGAGCTAAAGAAATAAAAGTTTTCCCCTACTTTTTGGCAGCTGGAAAACATGTAAAAAGTGATATACCTAATATAATAGAACAATCAAGAGTTAATTATCCTAACATTAAATTTGAATTATTACCACATTTAGGTATCTGTAAAGGAATAAGTTCTTTAATTTTATCAAATATTCTAGAAAAGGATATTTAG